One genomic window of Niveibacterium sp. SC-1 includes the following:
- a CDS encoding dipeptide ABC transporter ATP-binding protein: MSALLEVDALSRHYPLRRGLFTPARTLRALDQVSFRLEAGRTLAVVGESGSGKSTLARQLCFLETPTAGDVRLDGTPLAHATRATLKRLRPQVQMVFQNPYASLNPRKRVSALLEEPLAINTTLDASERRSRALAMLERVGLSADQARRYPHMFSGGQRQRIAIARALMSSPRLIVADEPVSALDVSVQAQVLNLLMDLQAEHRLTYVFISHNLAVVEHIADEVLVMYLGRVVEQADKATLFAQPRHPYTQALLAATPRLGQATPVALVRGEAPSLLDAPVGCAYAGRCPHVRERCGVEAPSLREVAGSKVACHFAEQIAGDGTPLG; this comes from the coding sequence ATGAGCGCGCTGCTCGAAGTCGACGCGCTGAGCAGACACTACCCGCTGCGCCGCGGCCTGTTCACCCCCGCGCGGACCCTGCGCGCACTCGACCAGGTGAGCTTCCGCCTGGAGGCGGGTCGTACCCTCGCCGTGGTCGGCGAATCGGGCAGCGGCAAGAGCACGCTCGCGCGCCAGCTCTGCTTCCTCGAAACTCCCACTGCGGGCGACGTCCGCCTCGATGGCACGCCGCTCGCGCACGCGACTCGCGCCACGCTCAAGCGCCTGCGCCCGCAGGTGCAGATGGTGTTCCAGAACCCCTACGCCAGCCTCAACCCGCGCAAACGCGTCAGCGCCCTGCTGGAAGAACCGCTCGCGATCAACACCACGCTCGACGCCTCTGAACGTCGCAGTCGCGCACTCGCGATGCTCGAACGCGTGGGCCTCTCGGCCGATCAGGCGCGGCGCTATCCGCACATGTTCTCGGGCGGGCAACGCCAGCGCATCGCCATCGCGCGCGCCCTCATGAGCTCGCCGCGCCTGATCGTCGCCGACGAACCGGTCTCGGCGCTGGACGTGTCGGTGCAGGCACAAGTGCTCAACCTGCTGATGGACCTGCAGGCCGAGCACCGGCTCACCTACGTCTTCATCTCGCACAACCTCGCGGTAGTCGAGCACATCGCCGACGAAGTGCTGGTGATGTACCTGGGGCGCGTGGTCGAGCAGGCGGACAAGGCGACGCTGTTTGCGCAGCCCCGTCATCCCTATACGCAGGCGCTGCTGGCCGCGACGCCGCGGCTGGGGCAGGCGACCCCGGTCGCGCTCGTGCGCGGGGAAGCGCCGTCCTTGCTGGACGCGCCAGTCGGCTGTGCGTATGCGGGGCGATGTCCGCATGTGCGGGAGAGGTGTGGGGTGGAGGCTCCTTCGTTGCGCGAGGTGGCCGGAAGCAAGGTGGCTTGCCACTTTGCGGAGCAGATAGCGGGCGACGGCACGCCGCTCGGTTGA
- a CDS encoding ABC transporter ATP-binding protein has product MSLLEVRNLSVHFGPRERAIVAVEGLDLELEAGEVLGLVGESGSGKSVASLALMGLLVPQARVSADVLRYDGRDLLSLSTRERRALLGREIAMVFQDPHTSLDSCFSVGDQLVETLATHHGGGRAKLREQALELLRQVEIPEPEARLKAYPHQLSGGMSQRVGIALAIAGNPRLLIADEPTTALDVTVQAQIVALLLRLQRERGMGLILISHDLALVSQLAHRVLVLYAGQEMEQGPVPTLFEAPCHPYTEALLRALPEHNRGAARLQALPGTVPSADARPAACLFSPRCPYAQARCHAERPALEGLRDARVRCFFPLAGTQPHAPGASA; this is encoded by the coding sequence ATGAGCCTGCTCGAAGTCCGCAATCTCTCGGTGCACTTCGGCCCGCGCGAACGGGCCATCGTTGCGGTCGAGGGCCTGGATCTCGAACTCGAAGCCGGCGAAGTGCTGGGCCTGGTTGGTGAATCCGGCTCGGGCAAGAGCGTCGCCTCGCTCGCGCTCATGGGCTTGCTCGTCCCGCAGGCGCGCGTCTCGGCGGACGTGCTGCGCTACGACGGCCGTGACCTCCTGTCGCTCTCCACGCGCGAGCGCCGCGCCCTGCTCGGTCGCGAGATCGCGATGGTCTTCCAGGATCCGCACACGAGCCTGGACTCGTGCTTTTCGGTCGGCGATCAGTTGGTCGAGACGCTCGCCACACACCACGGCGGCGGCCGCGCGAAGTTGCGCGAGCAGGCGCTGGAACTGCTGCGGCAGGTCGAGATTCCGGAACCGGAGGCCCGCCTCAAAGCCTATCCGCACCAGCTCTCCGGCGGCATGAGTCAGCGCGTCGGCATCGCGCTGGCGATCGCCGGTAACCCGCGTCTCTTGATCGCCGACGAGCCGACTACCGCGCTGGACGTCACCGTGCAGGCGCAGATCGTGGCCCTGCTCCTGCGCCTGCAACGCGAGCGCGGCATGGGCCTGATCCTGATCAGCCACGACCTCGCGCTCGTCTCGCAACTCGCGCATCGCGTGCTCGTGCTCTACGCCGGACAGGAGATGGAGCAGGGCCCGGTGCCCACGCTCTTCGAGGCGCCGTGCCATCCCTACACGGAGGCCCTGCTGCGCGCGCTGCCGGAACACAACCGTGGCGCCGCACGCCTGCAGGCCCTACCCGGCACGGTACCCTCGGCCGACGCGCGCCCTGCTGCCTGCCTCTTCTCGCCGCGCTGCCCGTACGCACAGGCGCGCTGCCACGCCGAGCGTCCGGCGCTCGAAGGGCTGCGCGACGCGCGCGTGCGCTGCTTCTTCCCGCTCGCCGGCACGCAGCCCCATGCGCCCGGAGCATCCGCATGA
- a CDS encoding ABC transporter permease subunit has product MSAESPVLAIAAEPAPESRAAAFWRAFSANRGALAGLVLALLLVACALFAPWLAPHSPLEQYRDAVLKPPVWLEGGDARFLLGTDPVGRDLLSRLIFGARLSLGLGLVSVTLSLALGVLLGLLAGYARGWVDALVMRIADVLIALPALLLAIAVVAVIGPSLGNTMIAVAIVMLPHYVRLTRATVLQEREREYVLASRIAGAGPLRLMFSVILPNCAAPLIVQATLGFSTAILDAAALGFLGLGAQPPAAEWGAMLAGALEFIESAWWVTSLPGLAIFLTVLAFNLLGDGLRDALDPRLRQ; this is encoded by the coding sequence ATGAGCGCTGAGAGTCCCGTCCTCGCCATCGCCGCCGAGCCTGCGCCGGAGTCGCGCGCGGCAGCTTTCTGGCGCGCCTTCTCCGCCAATCGCGGGGCGCTCGCCGGGCTCGTCCTCGCGCTGCTGCTGGTCGCCTGCGCGCTCTTCGCCCCCTGGCTCGCGCCGCATTCGCCGCTGGAGCAGTACCGCGACGCGGTGCTCAAGCCACCGGTCTGGCTGGAAGGCGGCGATGCGCGCTTTCTGCTCGGCACCGATCCGGTCGGCCGCGACCTGCTCTCGCGCCTGATCTTCGGCGCGCGCCTCTCGCTCGGCCTGGGCCTGGTCTCGGTCACGCTCTCGCTCGCGCTGGGCGTGCTGCTCGGCTTGCTCGCGGGCTATGCGCGCGGCTGGGTGGACGCGCTGGTGATGCGCATCGCCGACGTGCTGATCGCGCTGCCTGCGCTGCTGCTCGCGATCGCCGTCGTCGCGGTGATCGGCCCCAGCCTGGGCAACACCATGATCGCCGTCGCGATCGTGATGCTGCCTCACTATGTGCGGCTCACCCGCGCCACCGTGCTGCAGGAGCGCGAACGCGAATACGTGCTCGCCTCGCGCATCGCGGGCGCGGGCCCGCTGCGGCTGATGTTCAGCGTGATCCTGCCCAACTGCGCGGCGCCACTGATCGTGCAGGCCACGCTCGGTTTCTCCACCGCCATCCTCGATGCCGCCGCGCTCGGCTTCCTCGGCCTCGGCGCGCAACCGCCCGCCGCGGAATGGGGCGCGATGCTCGCCGGCGCGCTGGAGTTCATCGAGAGCGCGTGGTGGGTTACCAGCCTGCCCGGCCTCGCGATCTTCCTCACTGTGCTCGCCTTCAACCTGCTCGGCGACGGCCTGCGCGACGCGCTCGACCCGAGGCTGCGCCAATGA
- a CDS encoding ABC transporter permease subunit — MPGFLLRRIALLLPSLIGITLLVFALLHLIPGDPVEALSGERGMAPERRTQLMQRFGLDQPLPAQYLRYVQHAVQGDLGNSIATGEPVLREFADRFPATLELATAAMLFALLLGIPAGVLAALRRNTPVDYGVMGVSLAGYSMPIFWWGLLLILFFSVHLGWTPVSGRIAIEFDPPRVTGLMLVDAWLSDEPGAFRSALSHLVLPAIVLGTIPLAVLARMTRSAMLEVLGEDFVRAARARGLAPWRVVLRHALRNALIPVLTVVGLQIGALLGGAVLTETLFSWPGVGKWLVEAIHRRDYPVVQGGILLCALLVIASTFVVDLLYGWVNPRIRHER, encoded by the coding sequence ATGCCCGGCTTTCTCCTCCGCCGCATCGCGCTCCTCCTCCCCAGCCTGATCGGCATAACGCTGCTGGTCTTCGCGCTGCTTCACCTGATCCCGGGCGATCCGGTCGAAGCGCTCTCGGGCGAACGCGGTATGGCACCCGAACGCCGCACGCAACTGATGCAGCGCTTCGGCCTCGACCAGCCACTTCCCGCGCAATACCTGCGCTATGTCCAGCATGCGGTGCAGGGTGACCTGGGCAACTCGATCGCGACCGGCGAGCCGGTGCTGCGCGAATTCGCCGACCGCTTTCCCGCGACCCTGGAACTTGCCACAGCCGCAATGCTCTTCGCGCTGCTGCTCGGCATCCCGGCCGGCGTGCTCGCCGCGCTCCGCCGCAACACGCCGGTCGACTACGGCGTCATGGGCGTCTCGCTCGCCGGCTACTCGATGCCCATTTTCTGGTGGGGCCTGCTGCTGATTCTTTTCTTCTCGGTGCACCTGGGCTGGACGCCAGTCTCGGGCCGCATCGCGATCGAGTTCGATCCACCACGGGTCACCGGCCTGATGCTGGTCGATGCCTGGCTCTCGGACGAACCGGGTGCGTTCCGCTCGGCGCTTTCGCATCTCGTGTTGCCCGCCATCGTGCTCGGCACGATTCCGCTCGCGGTGCTCGCACGCATGACGCGCAGTGCGATGCTCGAAGTGCTGGGCGAGGATTTCGTCCGCGCCGCCCGCGCCCGTGGTCTCGCGCCCTGGCGGGTGGTGCTGCGGCATGCGCTGCGCAACGCACTGATCCCGGTACTCACGGTGGTCGGCCTGCAGATCGGGGCGCTACTCGGCGGCGCGGTGCTCACCGAGACCCTCTTCTCCTGGCCGGGCGTGGGCAAGTGGCTGGTCGAGGCGATCCATCGCCGCGACTACCCGGTGGTGCAGGGCGGCATCCTGCTCTGCGCGCTGCTGGTGATCGCCAGCACCTTCGTCGTCGACCTGCTCTATGGCTGGGTCAATCCGCGCATCCGCCATGAGCGCTGA
- a CDS encoding NUDIX hydrolase: MSTPHDPAVATIATLDSRTVYENRWMRVREDRIRRASGAEGIYGVVEKPDFAVIAPIDAGRVHLVQQYRYPVSQRFWEFPQGSWEGQPDIDPTQLAIAELREETGLVAGSMQMVGHLFAAYGYSTQGYNVFFASALSVAPTDARDAEEEDLISRAFTLAEMEAMILAGEIKDATTVAVLGLLRMKGLI; encoded by the coding sequence ATGAGCACGCCCCACGATCCTGCCGTCGCCACGATAGCGACACTCGACTCGCGCACCGTCTACGAGAACCGCTGGATGCGCGTGCGCGAAGACCGCATCCGACGCGCGAGCGGCGCCGAGGGCATCTACGGCGTGGTCGAGAAGCCCGACTTCGCGGTGATCGCGCCGATCGACGCAGGCCGGGTGCACCTGGTGCAGCAGTACCGCTATCCGGTGAGCCAGCGCTTCTGGGAATTCCCGCAGGGTTCCTGGGAAGGCCAGCCCGACATCGACCCCACCCAACTCGCGATCGCCGAGCTGCGCGAGGAAACGGGCCTCGTGGCCGGAAGCATGCAGATGGTCGGCCATCTCTTCGCTGCCTACGGTTATTCCACCCAGGGCTACAACGTCTTCTTCGCGAGCGCGCTCTCGGTCGCGCCGACGGACGCGCGCGACGCCGAGGAGGAAGACCTGATCAGCCGCGCCTTCACGCTCGCCGAGATGGAGGCGATGATCCTCGCCGGCGAGATCAAGGACGCCACCACGGTCGCCGTGCTCGGTCTCCTGCGGATGAAGGGCCTGATCTAG
- a CDS encoding ABC transporter substrate-binding protein: MKPLVTARRGLSALVCTLFLGAAPAFAAKTLVFCSESSPESLTRLFANGQSTQDAGTQIADTLLDFKSGTATLQGALAESWDISKDGLQYTFHLRRGVKFHSSARFTPTRDFNAEDVLFTWNRQADPKHPYHQPVGGLAFVQFNNLRMDENVVKLEKLDDTTVRFTLKKPEAPFLTRMSFDLMGIQSAEYAAKLTAAGTPELLDREPIGTGPFQFVSYQKDAVIRYKAFPQHWRGKPLIDNLIFAITPDAAVQLAKLKRGECHVSVSLKPADIAQAEKDGNLAVLQQPGLNVGYIALNTTKKPFDDKRVRQALDLAIDREAILANVYQKRATLAKTLLPPAYWAANKTLPPLAHDPEKAKALLKAAGLEKGFDMELWYLPVVRPHNPDGKRVAELAQADLAKIGVQVKLATFEWGEYLKRMRAGEHQAVMFGWLSGNGEPDNYFEPLLSKDAIASGGNLARWSTPEFEALLEKARRSTEQSARVPLYAKAQEILREETPQLLLAHGNRFAVTRKNVSGFVLEPTYGLNFDKADIR, encoded by the coding sequence ATGAAGCCCCTCGTCACCGCGAGGCGCGGCCTCTCCGCGCTGGTCTGCACACTCTTCCTCGGCGCCGCGCCGGCCTTCGCCGCCAAGACCCTGGTGTTCTGCTCCGAGAGCAGCCCCGAGTCGCTCACGCGCCTCTTCGCCAACGGCCAGAGCACGCAGGACGCCGGCACCCAGATCGCCGACACCCTGCTCGACTTCAAGTCGGGCACCGCCACCTTGCAAGGCGCGCTGGCCGAGTCCTGGGACATCTCCAAGGACGGGCTGCAATACACCTTCCACCTGCGTCGCGGGGTGAAGTTCCACAGCAGCGCGCGCTTCACACCCACGCGCGACTTCAATGCCGAGGACGTGCTCTTCACCTGGAACCGCCAGGCCGATCCCAAGCACCCCTACCACCAGCCGGTGGGTGGCCTCGCCTTCGTGCAGTTCAACAACCTGCGCATGGACGAGAACGTCGTGAAGCTCGAGAAGCTCGACGACACCACGGTCCGCTTTACGCTGAAGAAACCCGAAGCGCCCTTCCTCACGCGCATGAGCTTCGATCTCATGGGCATCCAGTCGGCGGAATACGCCGCCAAGCTCACGGCGGCCGGCACGCCTGAGCTGCTGGATCGCGAGCCGATCGGCACCGGGCCCTTCCAGTTCGTCAGCTACCAGAAGGACGCGGTGATCCGCTACAAGGCCTTCCCGCAACATTGGCGCGGCAAGCCGCTGATCGACAACCTGATCTTCGCGATCACGCCCGACGCCGCCGTGCAGCTCGCCAAGCTCAAGCGCGGCGAGTGCCATGTCTCCGTCTCGCTCAAGCCCGCCGACATCGCACAGGCGGAGAAGGACGGCAACCTCGCGGTCCTGCAGCAGCCGGGGCTCAACGTGGGCTACATCGCGCTCAACACGACGAAGAAGCCCTTCGATGACAAGCGCGTGCGCCAGGCGCTCGACCTCGCGATCGACCGCGAGGCCATCCTCGCCAACGTCTACCAGAAGCGCGCCACGCTTGCGAAGACCCTGCTGCCGCCGGCCTACTGGGCCGCCAACAAGACCCTGCCGCCACTCGCTCACGATCCGGAAAAGGCGAAGGCCCTGCTCAAGGCCGCGGGGCTCGAGAAGGGCTTCGACATGGAGCTGTGGTACCTGCCGGTGGTACGCCCCCACAACCCCGACGGCAAGCGCGTGGCCGAGCTGGCGCAGGCGGATCTGGCGAAGATCGGCGTGCAGGTGAAGCTCGCCACCTTCGAGTGGGGCGAGTACCTCAAGCGCATGCGCGCGGGCGAACACCAGGCCGTAATGTTCGGCTGGCTCTCCGGCAACGGCGAACCGGACAACTACTTCGAGCCGCTGCTCTCCAAGGACGCGATCGCCAGTGGCGGCAACCTCGCACGCTGGAGTACGCCGGAATTCGAGGCCCTGCTGGAAAAGGCGCGCCGCAGTACGGAACAGAGCGCGCGCGTACCGCTCTATGCCAAAGCGCAGGAGATCCTGCGCGAAGAGACGCCGCAGCTCCTGCTCGCCCACGGCAACCGCTTCGCCGTGACACGCAAGAACGTGAGCGGCTTCGTGCTCGAACCCACCTACGGGCTCAACTTCGACAAGGCCGACATCCGCTGA
- a CDS encoding YceI family protein: MFKKIIAAGLVAGLSATAMAADTYTADVRHLYPMFEINHFGMSTQRGRFNKATAKLTIDAAAKTGSVEATVDTTSLDMGADDWDKHIKSEDFFNVEKYPTMSFKSDKFSFDGDKLVTVDGALTLLGITKPVKLSIANFKCGPHPMNKKPVCTGDVSATINRTDWGMTKYAPALGEQVKIEIPVEAFKD; the protein is encoded by the coding sequence ATGTTCAAGAAGATCATCGCCGCCGGCCTCGTTGCAGGCCTGTCCGCCACCGCCATGGCTGCCGACACCTACACCGCCGACGTGCGCCACCTCTACCCCATGTTCGAAATCAATCACTTCGGCATGTCCACCCAGCGCGGCCGCTTCAACAAGGCCACCGCCAAGCTCACGATCGACGCCGCTGCCAAGACCGGCAGCGTGGAAGCCACGGTCGATACCACCTCGCTCGACATGGGCGCAGACGACTGGGACAAGCACATCAAGTCCGAGGACTTCTTCAATGTCGAGAAGTACCCGACGATGAGCTTCAAGTCCGACAAGTTCAGCTTCGACGGCGACAAGCTGGTCACCGTGGACGGCGCACTCACCCTGCTCGGGATCACCAAACCAGTGAAGCTCTCGATCGCGAACTTCAAGTGTGGCCCTCACCCCATGAACAAGAAGCCGGTCTGCACGGGCGACGTGAGCGCCACCATCAATCGCACCGACTGGGGCATGACCAAGTACGCGCCGGCCCTGGGCGAGCAGGTGAAGATCGAGATCCCGGTCGAAGCCTTCAAAGACTGA
- a CDS encoding YceI family protein, whose protein sequence is MKAIVFAAALLAAPLTHAAEFTSVVPEKSSIAFVTKQMGVAVDGSFKRFKASLAFDPAAPQTAAAQFDIDTASIDAGGAEANDEAKGKNWFAVQQYPTASFKATSVKALGPNKFEVRGPLTIRGKSKEVVAPVSFKQDGANGVFDGALTIKRLEFGLGQGMWADTETVGDDVQIKFHIVAAPKK, encoded by the coding sequence ATGAAAGCCATTGTGTTTGCGGCAGCCCTGCTTGCCGCACCGCTCACGCACGCGGCCGAGTTCACCAGCGTGGTCCCGGAGAAGAGCAGCATCGCCTTCGTCACCAAGCAGATGGGCGTCGCGGTCGACGGCAGCTTCAAGCGCTTCAAGGCCTCCCTGGCCTTCGATCCGGCCGCGCCGCAAACGGCCGCGGCCCAGTTCGACATCGACACCGCCAGCATCGACGCCGGCGGTGCCGAAGCCAACGACGAGGCCAAGGGCAAGAACTGGTTCGCCGTGCAGCAGTACCCCACTGCCAGCTTCAAGGCGACCTCGGTCAAGGCCCTGGGCCCGAACAAGTTCGAAGTCCGCGGGCCGCTCACCATCCGTGGCAAGAGCAAGGAAGTCGTCGCGCCGGTGAGCTTCAAGCAGGACGGCGCCAACGGCGTCTTCGACGGCGCGCTCACGATCAAGCGCCTGGAATTCGGCCTCGGCCAGGGCATGTGGGCCGACACCGAGACCGTCGGCGACGACGTGCAGATCAAGTTCCACATCGTCGCCGCACCCAAGAAATAA
- a CDS encoding cytochrome b, giving the protein MQQAPLQYTRTAIVLHWLIALAIFCSFGVGLYVDGMPLSPLKFKVITWHKWAGISILSLVLIRIVWRATHRPPALPTSMAPWERLAAEGAHYLLYVLMFAVPMIGWLFSSAAGRQVIWFNLIPLPDLVAKNEGLADILHETHAVLAWTLMTVVVLHLLAALKHHFISRDAVLARMLPFLNRS; this is encoded by the coding sequence ATGCAGCAAGCCCCCCTGCAGTACACCCGCACGGCGATCGTGCTGCACTGGCTGATCGCGCTCGCGATCTTCTGCAGCTTCGGCGTCGGCCTCTATGTCGACGGGATGCCGCTCTCGCCGCTCAAGTTCAAGGTCATCACCTGGCACAAGTGGGCGGGCATCAGCATCCTGAGCCTTGTGCTCATCCGCATCGTCTGGCGCGCGACCCATCGTCCGCCCGCGCTGCCGACGAGCATGGCGCCCTGGGAACGGCTCGCGGCCGAGGGCGCGCACTACCTGCTCTACGTGCTGATGTTTGCCGTGCCCATGATCGGCTGGCTCTTCAGCTCGGCCGCTGGCCGGCAGGTGATCTGGTTCAACCTGATTCCCCTGCCCGATCTCGTCGCCAAGAACGAAGGCCTCGCCGACATCCTCCACGAGACGCACGCGGTCCTGGCCTGGACCTTGATGACAGTGGTCGTGCTGCATCTGCTGGCCGCGCTCAAGCACCACTTCATCAGTCGCGACGCGGTGCTGGCCCGCATGCTCCCCTTCCTCAACCGCAGTTGA
- a CDS encoding accessory factor UbiK family protein: MEAPKFMDDFQKKFSELLENSPAKDLERNAKAMFASMLAKMDLVTREEFDVQREVLARAREQIAQLETRVAQLEKDRAGNQ, from the coding sequence ATCGAAGCCCCCAAGTTCATGGATGACTTCCAGAAGAAGTTTTCCGAGCTGCTCGAAAACAGCCCTGCGAAGGATCTGGAACGCAACGCCAAGGCGATGTTTGCCTCGATGCTGGCCAAGATGGATCTGGTGACGCGCGAGGAATTCGACGTCCAGCGCGAGGTTCTCGCCCGTGCGCGCGAGCAGATCGCGCAGCTCGAAACCCGCGTGGCCCAGCTGGAAAAGGATCGCGCCGGCAATCAGTGA
- a CDS encoding TorF family putative porin translates to MRNTLIASALLGTLALPQVAFADEPAKEEPSYTLTGNVSIVSEYIYRGIGQSNRKPAVQGGFDFAHNSGFYLGTWGSSISWLNDANVGEGSSMEWDFYGGYKGTAGDFGYDVGLLQYYYPGNFDGFTSPNTTEGYVGVSWKFLSAKASYAFTNLFGAQTPEGKDTDGSYYLELNGTYEVAAGFSAVGHLGYQSVKDFDDASYTDWKLGVTKDFLGLSWGLYYVGTNAKGKEGEFYHNAFGKDLGDDRALFTVSKTL, encoded by the coding sequence ATGCGCAACACCCTGATCGCCTCTGCCCTGCTCGGCACGCTTGCCCTTCCGCAAGTCGCCTTTGCGGACGAACCTGCCAAAGAAGAACCGAGCTACACGCTGACGGGCAACGTGTCGATCGTGTCCGAGTACATCTACCGCGGTATCGGCCAGAGCAATCGCAAGCCTGCCGTCCAGGGCGGTTTCGACTTCGCTCACAACAGCGGCTTCTACCTCGGCACCTGGGGTTCATCGATCAGCTGGCTCAATGACGCCAACGTAGGCGAAGGCTCCTCGATGGAGTGGGACTTCTACGGCGGCTACAAGGGCACCGCGGGCGACTTCGGCTATGACGTCGGTCTGCTGCAGTACTACTATCCGGGCAATTTTGATGGCTTCACCAGCCCCAACACCACGGAAGGCTACGTGGGCGTGAGCTGGAAGTTCCTGTCGGCCAAGGCCTCGTACGCCTTCACCAACCTCTTTGGTGCGCAAACCCCGGAAGGCAAGGACACGGATGGCAGCTACTACCTCGAACTCAATGGCACCTATGAAGTCGCCGCCGGCTTCAGCGCCGTGGGCCACCTTGGCTACCAGAGCGTCAAGGACTTCGATGACGCCTCCTACACCGACTGGAAGCTCGGCGTGACCAAGGACTTCCTCGGTCTTTCCTGGGGCCTCTACTACGTGGGCACCAATGCCAAGGGCAAGGAAGGCGAGTTCTATCACAACGCCTTCGGCAAGGACCTTGGCGACGACCGCGCGCTCTTCACCGTCAGCAAGACCCTCTGA
- the glnK gene encoding P-II family nitrogen regulator, protein MKFVSAIIKPFKLDEVREALSAIGVQGITVTEVKGFGRQKGHTELYRGAEYVVDFLPKVKIEIAVSDDLTEQVIEAVEKAANTGKIGDGKIFVFDLEQVIRIRTGETGAEAL, encoded by the coding sequence ATGAAATTCGTTTCCGCCATCATCAAGCCGTTCAAGCTTGACGAAGTGCGTGAGGCCTTGAGCGCCATCGGCGTGCAAGGAATCACCGTTACCGAAGTCAAGGGCTTCGGCCGTCAGAAGGGCCACACCGAGCTGTATCGCGGTGCGGAATACGTGGTCGATTTCCTGCCGAAGGTGAAGATCGAGATCGCGGTCTCGGACGACCTCACCGAGCAGGTCATCGAAGCGGTCGAGAAGGCTGCGAACACGGGCAAGATCGGCGACGGCAAGATCTTCGTCTTCGATCTTGAGCAAGTGATCCGCATTCGCACCGGTGAGACCGGCGCGGAAGCGCTGTAA
- the amt gene encoding ammonium transporter, which produces MKKMLAILLTACAVGFGGFAWAEDAAPADAAASAPAAEAAAPAAPAADAAAPAAATADAAAPAASAPVVVDKGDVAWMMTSTLLVLMMAVPGLALFYGGLVRSKNMLSVLMQVMMVFSLIIVLWAIYGYSLAFGAAGTIIGNFDKVLLSGVTVDSLADTFTANVKLPELVFAAFQATFAGITCALIVGSFAERIKFSAVLLFSVIWFTFCYLPIAHMVWGAGGYLLSKGALDFAGGTVVHINAGVAGLVGAFILGKRIGYGRESMAPHSLTLTMVGAALLWVGWFGFNAGSNLEANGGAALAFMNTLLATAAAAVSWVFAEAIIKGKPSMLGGASGAVAGLVAITPACGTVGPMGGLIIGLVAGLVCLWGVNGLKKILGADDSLDVFGVHGVGGILGALLTGVFSAPSLGGTGKPDFSIAHQLAVQAEGVIITIVWSAVVSLIAYKLVDVLIGLRVAEDEEREGLDVSSHGESAYHY; this is translated from the coding sequence ATGAAAAAGATGCTCGCCATCCTGCTGACGGCCTGCGCCGTCGGCTTCGGCGGCTTCGCCTGGGCGGAAGATGCAGCACCCGCCGATGCGGCCGCCTCCGCACCTGCTGCTGAAGCGGCGGCACCTGCCGCGCCCGCGGCTGACGCCGCTGCACCTGCTGCCGCCACCGCCGACGCGGCGGCTCCGGCGGCCTCCGCGCCCGTCGTCGTCGACAAGGGCGACGTCGCCTGGATGATGACCTCCACCCTGCTCGTGCTGATGATGGCCGTGCCGGGCCTGGCGCTGTTCTACGGCGGCCTGGTGCGCTCCAAGAACATGCTTTCCGTGCTGATGCAGGTGATGATGGTGTTCTCGCTCATCATCGTGCTGTGGGCCATCTACGGCTACAGCCTTGCCTTCGGCGCCGCGGGCACGATCATTGGCAACTTCGACAAGGTCCTGCTCTCAGGCGTGACGGTCGACTCGCTGGCTGACACCTTCACCGCCAACGTGAAGCTGCCGGAACTGGTCTTCGCCGCCTTCCAGGCTACCTTCGCGGGCATCACCTGCGCGCTGATCGTCGGCTCCTTCGCCGAGCGCATCAAGTTCTCCGCGGTCCTGCTCTTCTCGGTGATCTGGTTCACCTTCTGCTACCTGCCGATCGCCCACATGGTCTGGGGCGCGGGCGGCTACCTGCTGAGCAAGGGCGCGCTGGACTTCGCCGGCGGCACGGTGGTGCACATCAACGCTGGCGTGGCCGGCCTGGTGGGTGCCTTCATCCTCGGCAAGCGCATTGGTTACGGCCGCGAGTCGATGGCCCCGCACAGCCTGACGCTGACCATGGTCGGTGCCGCACTGCTGTGGGTGGGCTGGTTCGGCTTCAACGCCGGCTCCAACCTGGAAGCCAACGGCGGTGCCGCCCTGGCCTTCATGAACACCCTGCTCGCCACCGCAGCTGCAGCCGTGTCCTGGGTCTTCGCCGAAGCCATCATCAAGGGCAAGCCCTCGATGCTGGGTGGCGCGTCGGGCGCTGTCGCCGGTCTCGTGGCCATCACCCCGGCTTGCGGTACCGTCGGTCCGATGGGCGGCCTGATCATCGGCCTGGTCGCCGGCCTGGTCTGCCTGTGGGGCGTGAATGGCCTGAAGAAGATCCTCGGCGCGGACGACTCGCTCGACGTGTTCGGCGTGCATGGCGTGGGCGGTATCCTTGGCGCCCTGCTGACTGGCGTGTTCTCGGCCCCCTCGCTGGGTGGCACGGGCAAGCCCGACTTCTCCATCGCCCACCAGCTGGCCGTGCAGGCCGAAGGCGTGATCATCACCATCGTGTGGTCCGCCGTCGTCTCGCTCATCGCCTACAAGCTGGTCGATGTGCTGATCGGTCTGCGCGTAGCGGAAGACGAAGAGCGCGAGGGTCTGGACGTGTCCTCGCACGGCGAATCGGCTTACCACTACTGA